The genomic DNA TTGAATCAAGTAGCTTAAGGTGAAAAATATTTTACATTAACAATATTTTATATACAATTCTATCAACACTTTATTGCAACCCTAAGTATAATTTGATGACAAAATTATAAATATGCGATAGTATCATTTCCAATGCCAGTGATATAGTCCAACCTGCCCTATGACAAATTCCATTATACCTATCCTTCCGAAGTCTTGAGGAAACAGTCAACAACATCATAGCAGCTCTAACCCACAATTCCATGTCTCCCAGTCTTTGTGGTAGTCCTCAATCTTCATCCAAACCAGGACATACAAAACTCAATCTAAGCTCATTCTATTTGCAATTCTGTTCTATTATTTCTTGTCCTGGCCAGCTGGCCTCTTCAGCGAAATCTCCCACGTGGAGTTGGGGCCTCTGTCCTGAATCCAGAAAAAATAAGAACAACTTGAGTCATAATGAAGGAATGTCACCCAGTTAAACCTCTTCATACTACAAACACAAGTCTTTCAAGCAAGTTATAACAGTATGGTTTATTTTTCAATATCAGTACATAGCTATGCAGGATGTATTTTTAGACACTAGATGGCATAAAGTGTTCAACTTCTTGGATTAGTTTTAGCCTATGGTTTTACTTTTGAGGAAAAATATTTAATGTgttaaatgtgatttttttctctccattcaAATATTACTTGCCTAAAGGAAATCtgacaatgaaatgctgaaagaGGTCATCCAGTGCTTCCAAAACTGTCTTTACtcatgtcattcatattccattcacccagctcaatgtaacattgataggtttaggctactacatcatGAGGTTGCAACAACCTAACCTACATATGTAAGTTTATAACGTATTAACATAGGTGCACAGGCGGTTGAGAGAAAGGTGGcagtgacattcaataccgccttgcacactcctGCCTGCATCTAGCGGATCTAGGGTgtgatcattagtccaaacaTTTGTTCTGTTTTACAAccaaaacaagagtttctattgcaGGTCGGTCCATCCCGTTTACTTACGTTTAAGAAaagttttgcaacagaattggcagaaggaatacacccctgatcacccgcacacacagttcactttcatagcagccatatacaaacagcatcatcaccttGCTCtatgtataattccttctcgcatctcaCCGTTTCTCTTCGCTTGTgcacaacagctgtctgtgacccaGTGAAAAAAAACTCTCCAAGATAAACTTTCATAACATACCcgctaaccactacacacagcctacaattaTCACCATATTAGCTCATTtcagtcaacatagctactagaagtAACGAGTTAGTAAACACGCTACAATAAGCTTGGGTGTTATCCAGATTTTTATACTGCTATTCTGCCATTCCGGGATTTACGCTATTACCAGTTTAGCATACAAGGGGGCGCTAAAAATGCAAAAAGTCCATTGGGCGTCTATTAACaaaatgctaacaaaattagcacaagtaATTTGCACAGTTTCTCTcgttaattttagcttgtaaatGTCCACACTTTTGATTGGTAGGATAACGTGTCAGTTAAtgttgcaagagctctgatatgttggaggacgtcctctggaagtcgTTATATGGAAAGGGGTGAGAACCataagcctcctaggttttgtattgaagtcaataaaCCCAGAGAACGGAAACTAGCTGTTCTCTGGCTACACTACCTGAgaaagtgctgttgaggctactgtagaccttcattaaaaaaaaagtgtttaatcagttatttggtgtgAAAATATTTAGTATAGATTTATCTAAAGGATAACTTTCttcatgtttcactatttttatgaaaCTCACTGAGTAGGATCGTCTTCCCCTTCCTCctttgaggagcctccactgacataCACACGCACTAACCCTTATGTGCACTCCCATAGATGCAAGGTCTTTCCGCAGGGTGTCGCAGGCCTTGAGGAGGGGTAACTTTTCTGAGCATGGACTTGGACTGGCATGGGCGGGCTCTCCAGGGGGCGTGTCTTGCACGGACAAAGCGAAGGCCCGCACATCGCTACGGAAACGAGCCAACTGCTCCACCACGTTCTCTAGGGTCCCCGAAGAATCAACAGAATGAGCCTCCTGAAGATGAAGAGAGGTGAGATATGGAACAAGTAAACCAGTTAGGGTTTATTATGGTCCCttatggtcctgtgtggctcaggtTTGTGGATTCGATTCCCACGGCGGACCAgtacaaaaaatgtatgcacttaTGTAAGTGTCTGCTTACTAAATTActaattactaaaatgtcaaatgttacgTAAAATGGTTATAATTAACCTGATTTTAGGCCCATAATAGGTGCCATTTTAACCACAGAAAAAAAGTAACTCGCAACAAAAAGACAACATACTACCCCATACTACCAATACTGCTGGCATTTATATCAAAGAGATGTTGGCAATCGTTTATGGACATTTACCATTAAAATGGCGCAGACACACAATCATATGTTGCACTGGAATAAGGCCGGGATTCAATCCAATCAGTGGTAGATCCGTATAATAGAGCTTCTTGATATTTAAATTATATTTCTGATTGAGCCGACATGCTGCATTTACTGTGAATACGGTCTTCGCGAACGAGGGAACATTGCTTTAAAAGGTGCCAAGCCCGATCGGCTTGAACCCCGGTCTTAGTGGTGCGCTGAGTATTTGAGGAGATACACTCCTATTGTGCTATCATAATGTCAGTCAACTATGTGTTACTATGAACTTTAATCTCTGACCTTTCTGTCCAGCAGGTCGACCCCCAGGACCTCAAAGACTTCCCTGATGTAGGCGAGGAAGGCCCCAAACACAGCTGGGCTCCTTGGTGATCTGTCAGGCTACTCAGACAAGGCACAACAAGTAACAGTGAACCATTCACCATACAGTACAAGCCATCCCCTTATGAAACACAGGAAAATCTACATGAGAAATTGTATTATCTTTGTAACAATTCAATGCAATGTGTGAAGGTATGACTTGTGATTATGTTACTCAGGTTAGTTGTGTGTTGACATGCTGAGACGTTGATTTTCTTTGCCTGAAACTGTTCCTCAGAGTGGTACGCCACATTTGTCACGGTTCTCATTttgacaggttaccttagtgatGGGCTGAAGATTGCGGTTCCCATGGTAAACAAGGCTCATGATGGCATTAACGACCCTTGGCGTATCAAAGTCATCTGCCAGTGCTCTGACAACGTTTGCTTTGGTTTCAGCTAACCTTGAAAACACAGACGCCAAGGAATTGGTGAAGGTTTATCTGCTTACCTTCTGAAGGACATGGGATGTGGTAGGAAAATTAACTGTTCAACCTGACATATGACAGTTAAACATAGATAAGTGACCCACCTTGTGTAAAATATGCCAGTAAATGTATCTCCCTGACAAATGCGTCATCAGAAACAAAAATGGCAGTAATGTCTCAATGAACTGAGAATGCATGTGACTCCCCTGATGTGATGTTCCTGCACTAGaatgaatttgtgtgtgtgtattcaatgCTGTACTACACTACATATAAAGTACAATAGCAGAAAGGAGATGTAGGCCCTACCTTTCCCATAATGCCCCCTCCTCCACAGCAGGGCACTGCAGCTGGCCCCTCATGTAGGCCTGGGCATCATGGGTGAAGGCAGTAATGGTTGCCAGGGAGCTCTGAGCTTCGTTCAAGCTGGCGTCACTGTAGTCGATTGCTGTGAACAAACAAAAGAAAAATGACCTCAGAGCTCAACATCACTTGAGTGAAATGAAAACCAGTTTACCATCATAAAAacaaccaaaaagggttcacaCCTGATCTGTATTTGGTCAGAAGGCAGAACATTCGGAATTCATTGGCGGAGTAAGATTCCAGGAAATCCTACAAGTGAGAGAGACGAATACACATgaagtacatattacctcaattaggaAGAACGAAGACTTGTTATAAAACAAATGACCTTTTCTATAGTGCAAGCCCGACACCATTTAATAAcgtttatttacagtgccttgcgaaagtattcggcccccttgaactttgcgaccttttgccacatttcaggctttaaacataaagatataaaactgtatttgtttgtgaagaatcaacaacaagtgggacacaatcatgaagtggaacgacatttattggatatttcaaaatcaaaaacggaaaaattgggcgtgcaaaattattcagcccccttaagttaatactttgtagcgccaccttttgctgcgattacagctgtaagtcgcttggggtatgtctctatcagttttgcacatcgagagactgacattttttcccattcctccttgcaaaacagctcgagctcagtgaggttggatggagagcaattgcgaacagcagttttcagttctttccacagattctcgattggattcaggtctggactttgacttggccattctaacacctggatatgtttatttttgaaccattccattgtagattttgctttatgttttggatcattgtcttgttggaagacaaatctccgtcccagtctcaggtcttttgcagactccatcaggttttcttccagaatggtcctgtatttggctccatccatcttcccatcaattttaaccatcttccctgtccctgctgaagaaaagcaggcccaaaccatgatgctgccaccaccatgtttgacagtggggatggtgtgttcagtgtgatgagctgtgttgcttttacgccaaacataacgttttgcattgttgccaaaaagttcaattttggtttcatctgaccagagcaccttcttccacatgtttggtgtgtctcccaggtggcttgtggcaaactttaaacaacactttttatggatatctttaagaaatggctttcttcttgccactcttccataaaggccagatttgtgcaatatacgactgattgttgtcctatggacagagtctcccacctcagctgtagatctctgcagttcatccagagtgatcatgggactcttggctgcatctctgatcagtcttctccttgtatgagctgaaagtttagagggacggccaggtcttggtagatttgcagtggtctgatactccttccatttcaatattatcgcttgcacagtgctccttgggatgtttaaagcttgggaaatctttttgtatccaaatccggctttaaacttcttcacaacagtatcttggacctgcctggtgtgttccttgttcttcatgatgctctctgcgcttttaacggacctctgagactatcacagtgcaggtgcatttatacggagacttgattacacacaggtggattgtatttatcatcattactcatttaggtcaacattggatcattcagagatcctcactgaacttctggagagagtttgctgcactgaaagtaaaggggctgaataattttgcacgcccaatttttcagtttttgatttgttaaaaaagtttgaaatatccaataaatgtcgttccacttcatgattgtgtcccacttgttgttgattcttcacaaaaaaatacagttttatatctttatgtttgaagcctgaaatgtggcaaaaggtcgcaaagttcaagggggccgaatactttcgcaaggcactgtatttaaaaGTAGTAATGTACTGTAGATCAACACTTTACCTTTATCGTTATATAATTATTCAAGGACTTTGACATTTTCTCAGCACTTCCTTTAAGATGTAAATGTCCTGCAAAAGAAAATAAAGTCAAAGTAGAAATGCAGATATGAATCATCTCCTTTTGCCATTCTCCAACATTAGCCATGGAGGACGTAAGTAAAGCATAATCCATGTAAGTGGACATCACAGTCATGTTTATTATCTTTCAAACTAAATAATACCGACTTGGACATGTACAATAAGAAACAATCCTTTTcgtttgctacggtgtgccctactgAATACGACCTACGTGTCACAAGACTGTGGAGTCCTACCTGAGTGCAGGAAGTAGTTCCCCCACTGGCCACACTGGTGGTAGGCCTCACACTGGGCGATCTCATTCTCATGGTGAGGGAAGGCCAAATCGATGCCCCCAGAGTGAATGTCCAGCTGACTTCCAAACACAGAGCTGGAGACCAGAGAGGTGAAAGTAAATCTTCAGAAACTGATCTATATGCATTCCCATATACTTTCGGCCCAAAGATACAGACATCAGGGGGATCATTTAACTCCATACAGTGAACGCCCAACATATAAATTACATGGTGATAATAAAATGCATATTTTATCAGATTAACAGAAGCCATGGTAGGTAGGCAAATATTTCTTAAGTTGAAAACAAAAGCAAATACATGATGATGACCTAAAATAGCCTGATTCCatatctgtttgtgttgtcttgccaactccaGAGGTCATTTtcattggcaagacagcacaagcAGATCTGGTACTATGTTAATCCTAAACGATGAATATAGGGTTATTCTTCAATAACCAAGGGTTAGTAAAAATGAGGTTGGCACCTGGCAATGGTGGAGCATTCGATGTGCCAGCCGGGTCTTCCCTTGCCCCAGGGAGACTCCCAGGAGGGCT from Oncorhynchus clarkii lewisi isolate Uvic-CL-2024 chromosome 7, UVic_Ocla_1.0, whole genome shotgun sequence includes the following:
- the LOC139413132 gene encoding cysteine--tRNA ligase, mitochondrial isoform X2, encoding MWPCITICRPLLLKLRSRYAFSKDTRQTLVSPSKLIFRPSASCTGVGKKWTRPTGYDTGLKTYNSLTKQKEPLVLAQEGFATWYSCGPTVYDHAHLGHACSYVRFDIIQRVLSRVFGINVIHVMVITDIDDKIIRRALEKSISPTVLARMYEEEFKNDMLALKVLPPAVYLRVTENIPQIVAFIEGIIRNEHAYATKQGDVYFDIGSIGDRYGKLMGAGDATGDREKRDSRDFALWKASKPQEPSWESPWGKGRPGWHIECSTIASSVFGSQLDIHSGGIDLAFPHHENEIAQCEAYHQCGQWGNYFLHSGHLHLKGSAEKMSKSLNNYITIKDFLESYSANEFRMFCLLTKYRSAIDYSDASLNEAQSSLATITAFTHDAQAYMRGQLQCPAVEEGALWERLAETKANVVRALADDFDTPRVVNAIMSLVYHGNRNLQPITKPDRSPRSPAVFGAFLAYIREVFEVLGVDLLDRKEAHSVDSSGTLENVVEQLARFRSDVRAFALSVQDTPPGEPAHASPSPCSEKLPLLKACDTLRKDLASMGVHIRDRGPNSTWEISLKRPAGQDKK
- the LOC139413132 gene encoding cysteine--tRNA ligase, mitochondrial isoform X1; translated protein: MWPCITICRPLLLKLRSRYAFSKDTRQTLVSPSKLIFRPSASCTGVGKKWTRPTGYDTGLKTYNSLTKQKEPLVLAQEGFATWYSCGPTVYDHAHLGHACSYVRFDIIQRVLSRVFGINVIHVMVITDIDDKIIRRALEKSISPTVLARMYEEEFKNDMLALKVLPPAVYLRVTENIPQIVAFIEGIIRNEHAYATKQGDVYFDIGSIGDRYGKLMGAGDATGEPGDREKRDSRDFALWKASKPQEPSWESPWGKGRPGWHIECSTIASSVFGSQLDIHSGGIDLAFPHHENEIAQCEAYHQCGQWGNYFLHSGHLHLKGSAEKMSKSLNNYITIKDFLESYSANEFRMFCLLTKYRSAIDYSDASLNEAQSSLATITAFTHDAQAYMRGQLQCPAVEEGALWERLAETKANVVRALADDFDTPRVVNAIMSLVYHGNRNLQPITKPDRSPRSPAVFGAFLAYIREVFEVLGVDLLDRKEAHSVDSSGTLENVVEQLARFRSDVRAFALSVQDTPPGEPAHASPSPCSEKLPLLKACDTLRKDLASMGVHIRDRGPNSTWEISLKRPAGQDKK